A window from Sporolituus thermophilus DSM 23256 encodes these proteins:
- a CDS encoding AAA family ATPase yields MIITRVVLQNWRNFRSVDVCLGDRVFLIGPNASGKSNFLDVFRFLRDIVKGGGLQQAIAMRGGMSKIRCLAARTPSTVVIDITWAEEAGEKELWRYKLGIKQEQRGRHQPIVDSEEVWCNGEKILDRPDKDDKIDNLRLTQTHLEQINANKEFRTIAEFFKNVQYLHLVPQIIRAPIILGGSGMTEDPFGQDFLQKLASATEATRTKRLRKIEEILRIAVPQLKNLAFVQDSETGKPHLEAVYEHWRSHGAKQREDQFSDGTIRLIGLLWSLLEKDSLLLLEEPELSLHSAIIRKLPGMMARLQRQNRRQIFISTHSFELLSDQGIGAEEILILSPDVEGTTVSVASSRIDILALLEEGVPAAEAVLPLTAPRDIDKM; encoded by the coding sequence ATGATTATTACGCGCGTGGTTTTGCAAAACTGGCGCAATTTCCGTTCGGTCGATGTATGTTTGGGCGATCGGGTTTTTCTTATTGGGCCAAATGCATCAGGTAAGTCTAATTTTTTAGATGTTTTTCGCTTTTTACGCGATATTGTTAAAGGAGGGGGACTACAGCAGGCCATAGCTATGCGTGGCGGGATGTCCAAAATCCGCTGTCTGGCTGCTCGTACTCCTTCCACAGTAGTGATAGACATAACGTGGGCCGAAGAAGCTGGGGAAAAAGAGCTTTGGCGTTATAAATTAGGGATCAAACAGGAACAGCGCGGAAGACATCAGCCGATCGTTGACTCAGAAGAAGTATGGTGCAATGGGGAGAAAATTTTGGACCGGCCTGATAAAGATGATAAAATTGATAATTTGCGATTGACCCAGACCCACCTTGAACAGATTAATGCCAACAAGGAGTTCCGGACAATAGCTGAGTTTTTTAAGAACGTACAATATCTGCATTTAGTACCGCAAATAATACGCGCTCCTATCATTTTGGGCGGTTCGGGCATGACAGAAGACCCATTCGGCCAGGATTTTCTGCAAAAGCTCGCTTCTGCTACGGAAGCAACAAGAACGAAAAGATTGCGAAAAATTGAAGAGATATTGCGTATTGCTGTCCCCCAACTGAAGAATTTGGCGTTTGTACAAGACAGCGAAACAGGGAAGCCGCATTTAGAGGCTGTATATGAACACTGGCGCTCCCATGGCGCAAAACAGCGCGAAGACCAATTTTCCGATGGTACTATTAGACTAATTGGTTTATTATGGTCATTACTTGAAAAAGACTCGCTTTTATTATTAGAAGAGCCGGAGTTATCATTGCATTCTGCCATTATCCGCAAACTGCCAGGGATGATGGCAAGATTGCAGCGGCAAAATCGGCGACAGATCTTTATTAGTACGCATAGTTTTGAATTGCTGTCCGACCAGGGAATAGGAGCAGAAGAAATCCTTATATTGTCGCCTGATGTTGAAGGTACTACCGTAAGCGTTGCCTCAAGCCGGATAGATATATTAGCTTTGCTGGAAGAGGGTGTGCCGGCTGCTGAAGCTGTTTTACCGCTTACGGCGCCGCGTGATATTGACAAGATGTGA
- a CDS encoding site-specific DNA-methyltransferase — MEKLTMRTKDFSQENIAKLAKLFPNVVTEISIGKDRDGKDILKRAIDFDLLKQELSDVLVEGDKERYQLTWPGKKQAILHANAPTNKTLRPVKEDSVDWETTQNLYIEGDNLEVLKLLQEAYLNKVKLIYIDPPYNTGKDFIYKDDFKQSSEQYLRESGQMDEQGNRLVQNTEANGRFHSDWLSMMYPRLKLARNLLRDDGVIFISIDDNEVANLKKICDEIFGSEAFVAIFPWRKRTAKTDVPFGVSQDFEWIICYAKPNFLAGVPTERKYYTSPDFKERWRLSDLTTQRSAEERPNSFFTLVNPRTLEEYPANPNRVWGVTKETFQEYYAKGKIVFPGDYEFLNISTPYWRVFESEDKEKNLKKFGTVEHRKAISTMLPTTIGRTEDGTEEINELFGAKVFSFPKPTSLIEFFISVISSDDCIIVDFFAGSSSCAEAVLRLNAKDGGKRRFMCVQYPELLDPNNKDQKTGYDFCIANGLNPNICEIGKERIRRAAKKIKEETGADIDYGFRVFRLDSSNMKDVYYAPQDLTQEMVLALESNIKEDRTGEDLLIQVMLEWGLELSLPMEKRVIAGKDVHFVAGNSLIACFDDKVSDEVVRAIAQEKPLRVVFRDSSFASDADRINVEEIFKMLSPDTEIKVI; from the coding sequence TTGGAAAAATTAACGATGCGGACAAAGGACTTCAGCCAAGAAAATATCGCCAAATTGGCAAAGCTGTTTCCTAATGTAGTGACCGAAATATCGATAGGCAAAGACAGAGACGGCAAGGATATACTGAAAAGAGCCATTGATTTTGATCTGCTAAAACAGGAACTATCCGATGTGCTGGTCGAAGGCGACAAAGAACGCTATCAGCTTACCTGGCCGGGCAAAAAACAGGCTATCCTTCATGCTAATGCGCCTACCAATAAGACGCTGCGCCCAGTAAAGGAAGACAGCGTGGACTGGGAAACAACGCAAAACCTGTATATCGAAGGCGACAACCTGGAAGTTTTAAAGCTTTTACAGGAAGCGTATTTGAATAAAGTAAAGCTTATTTATATTGATCCTCCTTATAATACGGGCAAAGACTTTATTTACAAAGACGATTTCAAACAATCAAGTGAGCAGTATTTGCGCGAGTCCGGGCAAATGGACGAGCAGGGCAACCGACTGGTGCAGAACACCGAGGCTAACGGGCGTTTCCACAGCGACTGGCTGAGCATGATGTATCCGCGGCTTAAATTGGCGAGAAATTTGCTGCGGGATGATGGGGTAATATTCATTAGCATTGATGATAATGAAGTAGCTAATTTAAAAAAGATTTGTGATGAAATATTTGGATCTGAAGCCTTTGTTGCTATTTTCCCCTGGAGAAAAAGAACAGCAAAAACAGATGTTCCTTTCGGGGTATCGCAGGACTTTGAATGGATTATATGTTATGCTAAGCCTAATTTTCTTGCAGGTGTTCCTACTGAACGGAAATATTATACTTCTCCTGATTTTAAAGAACGGTGGCGATTATCGGATTTGACGACGCAGAGGAGTGCGGAGGAAAGACCAAATTCATTTTTTACTTTAGTTAACCCTAGAACTCTTGAGGAGTACCCTGCAAATCCTAATCGTGTATGGGGAGTGACTAAAGAAACTTTTCAAGAGTACTATGCTAAAGGGAAAATAGTATTTCCTGGTGATTACGAATTTTTAAATATATCTACTCCATATTGGCGAGTTTTTGAAAGTGAAGATAAAGAAAAAAACCTTAAAAAATTTGGAACGGTTGAACATAGAAAAGCAATTTCTACAATGCTACCGACGACAATTGGGAGAACTGAAGATGGTACAGAGGAAATAAACGAGTTGTTTGGAGCTAAAGTATTTTCTTTTCCTAAACCAACTTCTTTGATTGAGTTTTTTATTTCTGTAATTTCGAGTGACGATTGTATAATTGTGGACTTTTTTGCTGGATCTTCAAGTTGTGCTGAGGCGGTATTAAGGTTAAATGCTAAGGATGGCGGGAAGCGGAGATTTATGTGTGTACAGTACCCCGAATTGTTAGATCCTAATAATAAAGACCAAAAAACAGGGTATGATTTTTGTATTGCTAACGGACTGAATCCTAATATCTGTGAAATCGGCAAAGAGCGCATTCGCCGCGCCGCCAAGAAGATCAAGGAAGAAACAGGCGCCGATATTGACTACGGATTTCGCGTGTTTCGTCTGGACTCAAGCAATATGAAAGATGTTTATTATGCGCCGCAAGATCTAACCCAAGAAATGGTTTTGGCGCTTGAGTCCAATATCAAAGAGGACCGCACGGGCGAAGACCTGCTCATCCAGGTCATGCTGGAGTGGGGGCTTGAACTGTCGCTGCCGATGGAAAAGCGAGTTATTGCCGGCAAGGATGTGCACTTTGTCGCCGGCAATTCCTTGATAGCTTGTTTTGACGATAAGGTATCCGATGAGGTGGTACGGGCTATTGCCCAGGAGAAACCGCTCAGGGTTGTTTTTCGCGACAGCTCGTTTGCGTCTGATGCCGACCGGATTAACGTGGAAGAGATTTTTAAGATGCTGTCCCCGGATACGGAGATCAAGGTCATATAG
- a CDS encoding ABC transporter substrate-binding protein, translating into MSKRHWSIFLVFLLSLALVAAGCGSSQQTAQPANVIKIGANFEMTGSNATFGQSAANGAKLAIKEVNAKGGVLGKQLTLVVADNKSEAAEAANAMQKLVTQDKVVAVLAPIASSSVIAAAQVNQDNKVLAISPTASNPKVTVDPATGKVREFLFRAAFIDPFQGAVMANFATKSLKAKTAALYIDNSSDYAKGLGQYFKETFVKNGGTIVAEEAYLQKDTDFKATLTKIKAKNPDVVFVPGYYQEVGMIIKQARELGINVPFLGGDGWDSAKLPEIAGAAALNNTFFSNHYSPDDTSSAVKTFVENYKKEYGQVPDAFAALSYDATMMVIKAIERAGSADPVKIKDELAKTKDFPAVSGSITLNATHDPVKSAVIIELKDGKQTFREKVNP; encoded by the coding sequence ATGTCCAAGCGCCACTGGTCTATTTTCTTAGTTTTTCTCCTATCACTAGCACTGGTTGCCGCCGGCTGCGGCAGTTCCCAGCAGACGGCACAGCCAGCCAACGTTATCAAAATTGGCGCCAACTTTGAGATGACCGGCTCCAACGCCACTTTCGGGCAGTCGGCCGCCAACGGCGCCAAATTAGCCATCAAAGAAGTCAATGCCAAGGGCGGTGTCCTCGGCAAACAGCTCACATTAGTTGTCGCCGACAACAAAAGCGAAGCCGCTGAAGCTGCCAACGCCATGCAGAAACTGGTCACCCAGGACAAGGTAGTGGCCGTGCTGGCGCCAATTGCTTCTTCCAGCGTAATCGCTGCTGCCCAGGTCAATCAGGACAACAAGGTCCTCGCCATCAGCCCGACTGCCTCCAACCCTAAAGTCACCGTTGACCCGGCTACCGGCAAAGTGCGGGAATTCTTGTTCCGTGCCGCGTTTATCGACCCCTTCCAGGGCGCGGTAATGGCTAACTTTGCCACCAAGTCCCTTAAAGCCAAAACCGCTGCCCTGTACATCGATAACTCTAGCGACTACGCCAAAGGACTCGGCCAGTACTTCAAGGAAACTTTTGTTAAAAACGGCGGCACTATTGTCGCCGAAGAGGCTTACCTCCAAAAAGACACTGACTTTAAAGCCACACTGACCAAAATAAAAGCGAAAAACCCGGATGTGGTCTTTGTTCCCGGGTATTATCAGGAAGTCGGTATGATCATTAAGCAGGCCCGCGAACTGGGCATTAATGTGCCATTTTTGGGCGGAGACGGCTGGGACTCGGCCAAACTGCCGGAAATAGCCGGTGCTGCGGCGCTGAACAATACCTTCTTCAGCAACCACTATTCGCCGGACGATACCAGCTCGGCGGTTAAAACCTTTGTTGAAAATTACAAAAAAGAATACGGCCAGGTTCCTGATGCCTTTGCCGCCTTGTCGTATGACGCTACCATGATGGTCATCAAAGCTATCGAACGGGCCGGCAGCGCCGACCCGGTTAAGATAAAGGACGAACTGGCCAAAACCAAAGATTTCCCGGCCGTATCCGGCAGCATTACCCTCAACGCCACCCATGACCCCGTAAAGAGCGCGGTCATCATCGAATTAAAAGACGGCAAGCAGACCTTCCGGGAAAAAGTCAATCCTTAA
- a CDS encoding DUF4276 family protein — protein sequence MERVQVLAQPIYLRVFVEDELGRALIDRILREYGNKFAWDISVVNGFGNIKKRIKQYNAAARRCPMLILIDLDKTSCACLIIQEWLPEGAHHNLLFRIAVREVESWVMADRETLAIYLSVAETIIPAAPEMVDDPKKCIIEIARRSKKRNIREALLPKPNSMASVGREYNSVLTQYVYNNWRPEVARINCESLDRTMRRLEQFQPQY from the coding sequence ATGGAAAGAGTGCAAGTTCTCGCTCAACCAATCTATTTGCGAGTTTTTGTCGAAGATGAACTGGGTAGAGCATTGATTGACCGGATTCTTAGGGAATATGGCAATAAATTTGCGTGGGATATAAGTGTTGTAAATGGATTTGGCAATATAAAAAAACGAATAAAGCAGTATAATGCAGCTGCCCGAAGATGTCCAATGCTTATTTTGATTGATTTGGACAAAACGTCATGTGCTTGTTTGATAATCCAGGAATGGTTGCCGGAAGGTGCTCACCACAATTTGTTGTTTCGCATTGCTGTCAGGGAAGTAGAAAGTTGGGTAATGGCCGATCGGGAAACATTAGCCATTTATTTGTCTGTTGCCGAAACAATCATTCCTGCTGCCCCGGAAATGGTAGATGATCCTAAAAAGTGCATTATAGAAATAGCTCGTCGGTCAAAAAAGCGTAATATACGAGAAGCCCTACTTCCTAAACCTAATAGCATGGCGAGTGTAGGACGGGAGTATAACAGCGTATTAACACAATATGTTTATAATAATTGGCGGCCAGAGGTTGCCAGAATAAATTGTGAAAGTCTTGACAGAACGATGCGGCGATTGGAACAGTTTCAACCACAATACTAA
- a CDS encoding type III restriction-modification system endonuclease: MKFKFKRQAFQDEAVRAVVDCFTGQTYDVSRFMLEQAVRAEDKQTVLALEEEDFRADIGFKNKEIKLVESEVLANIQAVQRRNGLTVSDKLEGKYNLTVEMETGTGKTYTYIKTMFELNKQYGWSKFIVVVPSVAIREGVYKAFQITEEHFMEEYGRKARYFIYNSKQLHELNSFAADAGINVMIINSQAFNARGKDARRIYMELDEFQSRMPIEVIARTNPIVIIDEPQSVEGAKTKEALKLFNPLFTLRYSATHRPGQEFNKVYRLDALDAYNRKLVKKISVKGITVKGTTSTEGYLYLEGIEINEKQAPVAKLEYEVKTPSGIKRVTCKRRVNDDLYQLSGNLEQYHGYKIAEINAYKNIVEFTNGVVIAAGELQGDVTEQNYRRIQIRETILSHLEKERTLFSQGIKVLSLFFIDKVAKYRQYDKDGNALNGEYATMFEEEYLAACNKYITLFQDDPYVKYLQGIAVRDTHKGYFSIDKKSKQFIDPKDGGVKESDDVDAYNLIMRDKETLLSFAEPTRFIFSHSALREGWDNPNVFQICTLKHSDSAIKKRQEVGRGLRLCVDQHGNRMDEQALGDAVHEINILTVVASESYEDFVRALQSEIADALSERPKQADVAFFLNKALVSVQGERRLIDESLAKKLNKALYKAGYIDEVDNLTPAYFEAVASGNFSLPGELTDYTISVVKLLETMYSPHKPMADNERKRNIPALVPNHNFYRQEFQELWKEINKKTAYTVQFSSDELIAKCIKALDAELTLPDIQYTVTAGTLEAFQSKEQLAQGEAFQTEKSATKSLVAVASSRVRYDLIGKLMEETKLTRRTIAAILSGISPITFALFRKNPEAFIQRAGKIINEQKAATVIQGISYDIIDGSFDTSIFTINSLQAVLGENAHPLKKHIYDYLLTDSKGERNFANKLDISEEVCVFAKLPRGFYIPTPIGKYNPDWAIVFKDSDVKYVYFIAETKGSLASLELRDIEKAKIHCARQHFARISSSKLKYDVVDSYEKLLEIVKGNHVGQHLAAN; the protein is encoded by the coding sequence ATGAAATTTAAATTTAAACGGCAAGCTTTTCAGGATGAAGCTGTACGGGCGGTCGTGGACTGTTTTACCGGGCAGACTTACGACGTGTCGCGCTTTATGCTTGAACAAGCGGTGCGGGCGGAAGATAAGCAGACGGTTTTAGCATTAGAGGAAGAAGATTTCCGCGCTGATATCGGCTTTAAAAATAAAGAAATTAAACTGGTCGAAAGCGAAGTTTTGGCCAATATCCAAGCGGTACAGCGGCGCAACGGCTTGACGGTTTCGGATAAATTGGAAGGCAAGTATAACTTGACCGTTGAAATGGAAACAGGCACAGGCAAGACCTATACCTATATTAAAACCATGTTTGAACTGAATAAGCAGTATGGTTGGAGCAAATTTATCGTTGTCGTTCCCTCCGTGGCTATTCGCGAAGGGGTTTATAAAGCTTTTCAGATAACCGAAGAGCATTTCATGGAAGAATACGGCAGAAAGGCCAGGTACTTTATCTATAATTCTAAGCAGCTACATGAATTAAACAGCTTCGCCGCGGACGCAGGAATTAATGTTATGATTATTAATTCTCAAGCCTTCAATGCTCGCGGCAAGGATGCCCGGCGTATTTATATGGAGCTGGACGAGTTTCAATCCCGCATGCCAATTGAAGTCATTGCGCGCACTAATCCCATCGTTATCATTGATGAACCGCAGTCGGTCGAAGGCGCGAAAACCAAAGAAGCGCTTAAACTGTTTAATCCTCTCTTTACGCTAAGGTACTCGGCCACTCATCGCCCCGGGCAGGAGTTCAACAAAGTGTACCGACTTGATGCGCTGGATGCTTATAACCGAAAACTGGTAAAAAAAATCAGCGTTAAAGGCATTACAGTTAAGGGAACGACAAGCACGGAAGGCTATTTATACTTGGAAGGCATTGAAATTAATGAAAAGCAGGCGCCAGTCGCAAAACTGGAGTACGAAGTGAAAACGCCAAGCGGCATTAAGCGGGTAACGTGCAAACGGCGTGTCAATGACGACCTTTATCAGCTTTCCGGCAATTTGGAGCAGTACCATGGCTATAAAATAGCGGAAATTAATGCATATAAAAATATTGTGGAGTTTACTAACGGAGTTGTAATCGCCGCCGGCGAACTGCAGGGCGACGTAACGGAGCAAAATTACCGGCGTATACAGATTAGGGAAACAATATTATCGCACCTGGAAAAAGAACGGACGTTATTCAGTCAGGGTATTAAGGTATTGTCGCTGTTCTTTATTGACAAAGTAGCCAAGTACCGTCAATATGATAAGGACGGTAACGCGCTTAATGGTGAATATGCCACGATGTTCGAGGAAGAATACCTGGCGGCCTGTAACAAATATATTACGTTATTCCAAGATGATCCTTACGTCAAATATTTGCAGGGCATTGCTGTCCGCGATACGCATAAAGGCTATTTTTCGATTGATAAGAAAAGCAAACAGTTTATCGACCCCAAAGATGGGGGGGTTAAGGAGTCGGATGATGTAGACGCCTATAATTTGATTATGCGGGATAAAGAAACGCTTCTGAGCTTTGCCGAACCAACACGGTTTATATTTTCCCATTCGGCGCTTCGTGAAGGATGGGACAACCCTAATGTATTCCAGATTTGCACGCTCAAACACAGCGATTCGGCCATTAAAAAGCGGCAAGAAGTCGGCAGGGGGCTCAGGCTGTGCGTTGACCAGCATGGCAACCGCATGGATGAACAGGCTTTGGGAGATGCGGTTCATGAGATAAACATTCTTACTGTTGTGGCAAGTGAGTCTTACGAGGATTTTGTTCGCGCTCTGCAAAGCGAGATTGCGGATGCCTTGTCTGAGCGTCCGAAACAGGCCGACGTTGCTTTCTTCCTAAATAAGGCGCTGGTAAGTGTGCAGGGAGAGCGGCGGCTCATTGATGAGTCGTTGGCTAAGAAACTGAATAAAGCCCTATATAAAGCTGGTTATATCGATGAGGTGGATAACCTGACTCCGGCCTATTTTGAGGCGGTTGCCAGCGGCAATTTTTCTTTACCGGGAGAGCTTACGGATTATACGATATCTGTGGTCAAGCTGCTTGAAACTATGTATTCGCCGCATAAACCGATGGCAGACAATGAACGGAAGCGAAACATCCCGGCATTAGTGCCCAACCATAATTTTTACCGGCAGGAATTTCAGGAACTGTGGAAAGAGATTAATAAGAAAACCGCCTATACGGTGCAGTTTTCGTCGGATGAGCTTATTGCCAAATGTATTAAAGCTCTGGATGCAGAACTTACTCTACCGGATATTCAGTATACGGTAACAGCCGGTACGCTTGAGGCCTTTCAATCTAAGGAGCAGCTTGCCCAAGGCGAAGCTTTTCAAACGGAAAAAAGCGCGACTAAGTCGCTGGTTGCTGTAGCAAGCTCGCGGGTTCGCTATGATTTAATCGGCAAGCTCATGGAAGAAACTAAATTGACGAGAAGAACGATAGCGGCTATTTTAAGCGGCATAAGCCCGATAACATTTGCCCTGTTCAGGAAAAACCCTGAGGCTTTTATCCAGCGGGCCGGCAAAATTATCAATGAGCAGAAAGCAGCGACCGTAATTCAGGGGATTTCTTACGATATTATTGATGGCTCGTTTGATACCAGCATATTTACAATTAACAGCTTGCAGGCCGTACTGGGCGAAAACGCTCATCCGCTGAAAAAACATATTTATGACTACTTATTGACCGATTCCAAAGGCGAGCGTAATTTTGCCAATAAACTTGACATTAGCGAAGAAGTATGTGTGTTCGCCAAACTGCCGCGTGGCTTTTATATCCCGACGCCAATCGGCAAGTATAATCCAGACTGGGCAATTGTCTTTAAAGATTCTGATGTTAAATATGTCTATTTCATTGCCGAAACGAAGGGCAGTTTGGCCTCGCTTGAACTGCGCGATATTGAAAAGGCTAAAATTCATTGCGCACGACAGCATTTTGCGCGAATTAGCAGCAGCAAGCTCAAATATGACGTTGTTGATAGCTATGAAAAACTGCTGGAGATCGTAAAGGGCAACCATGTTGGACAGCATTTGGCGGCTAATTAA
- a CDS encoding macro domain-containing protein: MNRETALINAIKQVYSLLGMATPERVTSELSLIRLEQALAVLHDVATKYDIDLPGRSEAGVTNAIAAAKKAARRIIIKQGDITEETTDAIVNPANSRLVHGGGAARAIAMKGGEEIVRQSNEIIRKIGHLPTTKAVITGAGNLPCKFVIHVVGPQMGEGDEDSKLKRAVWNVLTLAENYNLRTIAMPAISSGIFGFPKPRCAEVLLSTAARFLDGCAVSLQQIVMCNHDEETYRIFLHTAVRLKLLEASES, encoded by the coding sequence GTGAACCGGGAAACGGCTTTAATAAATGCTATCAAACAAGTATATTCTTTGCTCGGGATGGCAACACCCGAAAGAGTTACGTCTGAATTATCATTAATAAGGTTAGAACAAGCTTTAGCGGTGCTGCACGATGTTGCCACAAAATATGATATCGACCTGCCAGGCAGAAGCGAGGCTGGGGTGACTAACGCCATAGCAGCGGCTAAGAAGGCCGCGCGGCGCATCATCATTAAGCAGGGTGACATTACCGAAGAAACGACAGACGCGATCGTTAATCCTGCCAACAGCCGCTTGGTCCACGGCGGCGGCGCCGCCCGCGCGATAGCGATGAAAGGCGGCGAGGAAATAGTAAGACAAAGCAACGAAATTATCCGCAAAATCGGCCACCTGCCGACCACTAAGGCGGTGATTACCGGGGCTGGCAATTTGCCATGCAAGTTTGTCATCCATGTCGTTGGCCCGCAAATGGGGGAAGGTGATGAGGACAGCAAGCTTAAGCGGGCTGTTTGGAACGTTTTGACGTTAGCGGAAAACTATAATTTGCGAACGATCGCCATGCCGGCGATAAGCTCCGGCATTTTTGGTTTTCCCAAGCCGCGCTGCGCCGAAGTGCTGCTTAGTACGGCCGCCCGCTTCCTTGACGGTTGCGCGGTTTCGCTGCAACAGATTGTGATGTGCAATCATGATGAAGAGACCTACCGGATCTTTTTGCATACGGCCGTGAGGCTGAAGCTGCTGGAGGCGAGTGAAAGTTAA